From the genome of Medicago truncatula cultivar Jemalong A17 chromosome 2, MtrunA17r5.0-ANR, whole genome shotgun sequence:
taatgagttaaatatatttttcgtccctacaattattttaatttttgatgctagttcctctaaaattttccttcgtTTTTTGTTCTCCAAAATTTTTAAATCACCACTTTTTGTCCATGTTTTTAAGTCAAACCATGTGTGTTACTAAAATTTTGAGTGAGCTTTTGTCGAAATGtttgaatattataaaaatctttcaaagagaattagaatttaggcttaataggtcatttggtctcttaattaatttcaaatttttattttggtcccttaattaatttcaaattttcattttggtcccataagtaataaaattcatgttttggtcccttaattgtCTCTCCGTCGGTCAAAGAAATCCTGAATATTAAGTTTAACCCCAAATATCTCTTGTGGATCAACATTATATGTGGTCCACCATTGACCTTATTAATTTGGTTGGTTTAAACCATCCATGTTTATTAATTATATCAGTCTTTCTGTACTGAATTGGtatggaaaaaaattattagtagGTACTGATGTATGGAAAAATATTATCAGTAAATACTATTATTGGTGTTTCATTTTGGACGTCTAGAAATATGGCGTTTTGTTTGTAAGACTAACAAAGAATATTATTACTATTTACCATTGTCATAGTAGTCTATCTTTTTTTACTATCTAAAAATATTGATCCATAGTCATTGTTTGCTTAGATTTactatatatgaattaaaaataatagagtTTTGCTATATCAAGCGAACAAGCATGTTTGGAATTCATAACGAAGGAGAAATCAGCGAATGAAAAAAGAGAGTTGTGTGAAAATCAAGGGAAGCTGCTGCAAATAAAGCGGCAATCCACAATAAAAACCAACTGAAATACATGGTCGGGATGATTTCTCTATAATAACTTTCGCTATAAATagcatttttgaaaataatgttATCAGTATTTAACATTATAAATCTGATTagtattaataaatataattaagcaATACAGCGTTGTCCCGTGCGTTGCAAGGTACTCCGACTAGTTTTATACATGCATTATcttgaaatatactatttaTTGCTTCTCCCCAATGGCGGAGCATAAGCTTGTTGAGATTTCAGAAATGGCAGAGCAAAAGCTTATTGAGCAAGCTCTTGTTTCTCCATCAACaccaagaacaacaacaacttctCTTCCTCTCACATTCCTTGACTTGCCTTTTGCAGGTCCAGTCTATGTTGAACGCTTATTCTTCTATCACTTTCCACATTCAACAACCCATTTTTGTAAAACAACACTTCCATCTCTCAAACACTCTCTTTCTCTTACtcttcaacatttcttccctcTAGCTGGAAATCTTCAATGTCCTCCACAACCCCACAAACCTTTTATTCTTTGCACTCAAAATGACTCTGTCGCTTTTACCATCGTCGAATCCTCGGCAGATTTCAACCATCTATCAACCAATCACCACCCCAAAAATCTTAAAGACTATAATTATCTTAGTCCAAAATTAAGCCGCAAAACAACCTATGATGGTAATGACATTGAGAATAACACATTCATTTTCCCTTTGTTGTCTTTGCAAGCTTCTGTTTTCCCTAACCATGGTCTTTGCATTGCAATCACATATTGTCATGTAATGGATGATAGTTGTTGTAGTCATTTCATGAAGTCTTGGTCTTTTATACATAGAAATTGTGAAGTAGTTGACTTGAAGTCAACTCCTTGTTTTGATAGAAATTTTTTGAGGGACCCAAAAGGGCTTGAAAATGTTTTCTTAAGAGACtattttgaagaaagaaaaacatgGAAGGATAAACTCATTGGTCAAACTCAAAGTCAAACTAGTGAAGAAGAGTATGTAAAAGCAACTATTGTTTTtgcaaaagaagaaattgagaGAATGAAAATATGGGCACTTGATCAATGGAAGAAAAATGATTGTGAAGTTCAAGCGCCACAATTTTTATCTAAATTTGTTGTAACTTGTGGTTTCATTTGGGCTAGTATGGTTAAAACAAGATGTAGAAAGGAAAATGATAACgatgatgatgaaaaagaggagTATTTTGGTTTTCCAGGTGATTGTAGAGAAAGACTTGGGTACAAAATACCAGAGGGGTATTTTGGGAATTGTCTAACATTATGTCATGCAACTATGAAGAGAAAGGATATGAAGGGGGAAGATGGTTATGTGAATGCTGTTAAGGTAATTGAAAGGGTAATAagtgaaatgaaaaatgaaccTTTTAAAGATATGGGAGAATGGAGGGATAGATTTAAAAAGATGTATGAGTTGGGAAGTGTGTTGTTGGTAACAGGTTCGCCTAAGTTTAATGTTTATGAGACTGATTTTGGATTTGGAAAACCTGCTAAAGTTGAAATGGTGCACCCATTTACGTGTATGTCTATTGCTGAAAGTGAAAATAGAGAAGGTGGACTTGAGGTTGGGTTGGTATTCAAATCCGAGGATTTTAAATATTTCTCTTCTATCATTGAACAAGGACTACaagctttgaaattttaattggttCGT
Proteins encoded in this window:
- the LOC25487569 gene encoding malonyl-coenzyme A:anthocyanin 3-O-glucoside-6''-O-malonyltransferase, giving the protein MAEHKLVEISEMAEQKLIEQALVSPSTPRTTTTSLPLTFLDLPFAGPVYVERLFFYHFPHSTTHFCKTTLPSLKHSLSLTLQHFFPLAGNLQCPPQPHKPFILCTQNDSVAFTIVESSADFNHLSTNHHPKNLKDYNYLSPKLSRKTTYDGNDIENNTFIFPLLSLQASVFPNHGLCIAITYCHVMDDSCCSHFMKSWSFIHRNCEVVDLKSTPCFDRNFLRDPKGLENVFLRDYFEERKTWKDKLIGQTQSQTSEEEYVKATIVFAKEEIERMKIWALDQWKKNDCEVQAPQFLSKFVVTCGFIWASMVKTRCRKENDNDDDEKEEYFGFPGDCRERLGYKIPEGYFGNCLTLCHATMKRKDMKGEDGYVNAVKVIERVISEMKNEPFKDMGEWRDRFKKMYELGSVLLVTGSPKFNVYETDFGFGKPAKVEMVHPFTCMSIAESENREGGLEVGLVFKSEDFKYFSSIIEQGLQALKF